The DNA segment aatttttaaaatataataccaATATGGACAATGTTGCAGAGTAACTGAATCAGTCATATATTTCTGtagagaatgtaaaatagtagagacattctggaaaacagATTGGAAAAACAATTGTACTAAGTTAAACTTATATTTACAACAGGCCACAGCAAATCCCCTCCTAGGTACATACTCTCAAGAagtgaaaacatgttcacacaaaatcctatacatgaatattcatagaagttttatttataataaccagtAACTGTAAATAACCTAAATGTTCCTAAcctgaatagaaaaataaacatggaCCAGTGTTATGATGAAACACTgctcagaaaggaaaagaagcattcctctctttcattcttgatattgCTCTCATCGTCATCTGGGTAGCACTATGAATTTCTAAGATTCCTTTCTTGGATCCAATATCAGAAGCAATCAGAAAGTACACTTACTGTCAAGTTACCAGACCATCTTGCTGTAGTAAACTAATTCTCCACCATCCTCTCATTATGGTCAGCTACCAGATTTTGGAGACATTTTATAAACGTTCTTCTCACAGCTGCTTTCACCTCCTTGTTCTTCAAGCTGTAGATGAGGGGATTCACTAAGGGAGTGACCACACCATACAGTACAGAGAACACTAACTCCAGGGGTGAACCTGAGGTTGGTGTGAAATAGCGAAGGAAAGCTGAGCCATAAAACAGGAGGACAgcagtgaggtgggaggagcaggtggagaaggctttgctTCTACCTGAGGAGGAGCTGATGCTCAGGATGGTGGAGACAATAAGAGTATAGGAAAAGACAATTAGGACACAGGTTACAAGCCCATGCAGGAGACTGGAGCAAAGCAAAATAGTAAAGTTggtggagaaatcagagcaggacagagggaagagagagggcagcTCACAGCTGTAGTGGGGGATGGACTGATCCTTACAGAAGTCCAAGCTCATAGCTGGAAGGATGTTGATGAGTGCGTCCAGAAAACCAAGGCCCCAGGAGCCCCACACTAGCCTATTACAGAGCTTGTTGGTTATCTTCTGGCCATAgagcagagggtggcagatggcaacgtagcggtcataggccatcactgagAGCAGGCAGGCTTCAGTGCCCCCAGAGTCAAACACAAAGAAGACTTGAGCCAGGCAACCCTGGACAGAGATGGTTTTTCTCTGAGACAGAAGGTTCTCCAGCAGCTTGGGCACTGTAGCAGAAGAGAAACAAAGATCCAGGGAAGAGAGGtgactcaggaagaagtacatgggggtgtggaggcgtTTATCAGCCCTGATCACCAGCAGCAGCGTCAGGTTCCCCAGCAGGGTCTGGAGGTAAATCACTAGGAACAGCGCAAAGAGCAGGGGCTGGACACGGGGGTCTGCAGACAGCCCCAGGAGGATGAACTCGGTGACGGCGCTGTGGTTCCCCAGAGCCATTCGGTTCCTTTGTTCCCTTGGAATAAGAAGAGGAAGTGGGCAGAGCCTTCAGTGCCCCTGCCAAAGTCCCAAGACGTCCCCATCCTCTTCGTATACAAGTTTCATTTTATCAAGATTTTAAAGCTCCTGACTGGTTTCCTCCAGGCATTTTTCTCCCCCAACCACCCACCATCCACATCACAGGTCCTGAACCTCTATATCTTTCATGTTCAATTTGActtctttcctttattctgcTCTAAAAGCCATGGCAGTCGGCTACATCTTTCTCAACTGGGCCTGCTGCCCTCAGCTCCAGCATCTCTCATGCACTCCAATGTGCTTCTGAGCATGGCTCCCCTTACCCCTTCCCTGCTCTCTCTTAAAACTTAtcttcaattatttattcaacaccTCTCCATAATAAATTAGTGCTTACAAAAAGCAAAttgtatttgcttatattttatcatttttattggagttatatatactgtctgttTTAATTCTAGGAATCAGATTGAGAGGCCAGTGTGTGCAAATATGTGTGTGAAGAGGTGGACAGGAATTTGGTAGCAATGAAAGAGAATGtctgttttacaggtgagaatATTGGAAGTCcctgaaaaaaatccaatttcCCACCTTAGTTGGGTTGGTTTTTGTGAGATGTCTCAGTGCTCTCAGTCCCTGCCCATGGAATACTTTTACACTTTCTGCTTGACATTTAAGAGACTCCATCATCTAAGATTTTGACATTTAAGAGACTAAATCATCTAAGATTAACTTCTCTTTCCTGTCAGATTGCCCATTTCTCCCCCAATGGCCTCACTGCCATTCAAAATGGGGCTCATCCAGAATAATTGCCACTGGCAATGGCTAAAATTCAGCCACTAGAGGTTCATTCTAGTAATTGAAGTGTGTAGCTACAGAAGCATTGGAAAAACTCTGGGACACACAACACATGAATCTGGGTTAAAATTTAACTCCCTCATTAACAGAGGATGTGTACCTTTCTCAAGTCATCAAGCAAGTAaggtttcatttttgtaaaataagaaatataacaaGTGCTTGCTCCTCGGTCCACTCTGCTCAGAAATTGTTAATGACCCAGAAAGTGTTAATGAGTGCTTACATGAATGAATTGACAGCTGGCTTTGGTCTGGAGGCTGAGGAGGGTGAGAACACCTCTGCTCCCAGGTTGAACGACTGGACAAACTGACCAGAATTTGAGCTTCCAGAGAAGAAGTGTATATAACTCTGTTCATTGGGGGAGGGATCCATAAACAGGAGAAATGGGAAGAAGCTGGTGCTAATCGAGTTGAGAAGAAGTTTCTTGAGTTGATTTCACAACCCCCCAAAACTGTGGTGGCTCTTGCCCTCTTTCCTGGTCCCTCCACCACCTCCCTCAGCAGAGTTCATGGCTTAGGTTGGCAGTGGTGATTTTCAATAACGTTAGATTCTGGGTCTTACAAGAGGATAAATGTGGGCCACCAAGAACCCACAATTGGCTCTAACTTGTTCTCACCTCTTCCCCTCAGAAAGGAAGTTTAAGCTGAGGGATTTCATTCTCCCTAGTCATCCAGGGCCCCAGGCCAGGCAGCTTTTGCACAGAAAGCAAAGAGTGTATATTGCCAATGCTCAATAGTACTCAGGAAAGAGACGTGCTCTTCCTGGGCAGCTGAGCACAGAAtccctcctaaatggaaggcagagagagatgggCAGCAGAGGGAATGGAGGAAAGAACATCGTCAGTGGAAAGACATACCTTAGAGAGTCAGCAGGAGACCTAACGAGGAGAGAGGAACAGAGCCAGAAGAAGCTGGGAACAAGGGAGGAGAATATCTGCAGAGAAATACCTGACCCACCGAGTTCCCTGTTTTTTCTGGTAAAGAACACATCCGTTTCTCTCTGCTGCCATGGAAGAACCTGTCTTGAGCCAGTAATTCTTCACACATAAGAGAACTGTTTCTtctaaaaacagcacagaatattttctttcttgtagGATACCACAAGTAGGCAAAAACACCAGGGCCAAACTCTGGATATACTAAAGGGAAATCTCCCTCATCCTTATCCTCGCATTTCCTCTCCACAGGgcaatctcaacaatagaagtgCAGAATTCCTATCACTTGATCCTAGGCCCTGCCTCAATGACATCTCTtcctttatgtcttgctgtgaaTCTAAACACAGTACTACAGCTCTCTGCAAATGGGTGATTTGGGATCTGGTCTTCTGGGATGGCATCTCTGTTTAGGATACCATGTGTTGGCCACTGGAGCCTGGCAGTTTAAGAAACATCTGTCCAATGGCTTCTATTCCCTGAAGTTACAGTCTGAAGCCAGATTTTAACTTGTTGCCTGCATAAAGTTAACTTTCTAAGCCACAGGGAATTCTTTGGCATGTGGGACTTTTGGACCTTCTAGGTTGACATCACATTTTTAACCTTGAGTAAATGTGCCTGAGGGCCTGCTGCCcttcagagaggaggcagggctgGAAATATTTCCCTGCGATACAAGACTTCATACTtagataacaacaaagcaaaaactgaaggaacaaaacagcagcagactcacagaacccaagaatggactaacagttaccaaagagaaaggaactgcGGGaactgggtgggaagggagggataaggggattaaggggcattatgattagcacacataatgtaggggggtcatgggggaggcagtataacacagagaagacaagtagtgactctatagcatcttactatgctgatggacagtgactgtaatgagctatgtggtggggacttgataataggggcaatgtagtaaccacaatgttgcttatgtgaaatctgagcataagattgcatatcaatgataccttaatttaaaaaaatagatttcataCTTAGTAGCTGGATGCCTCATGTGCGAATTCCCTAGGAGCTGGCTGTGCACCCTCCTTGCATCCATGCTATTGTCCTGTAGTCACATGAGCTGCATTTCTCAATATAAACAACCTAATGATGAAATGACTGAAGCAACTGAAAACACAAAAATTTGTATTTGGATATTTTTTGGGGAGAAGTCTATGAACCCTCAACATACACTCTGGTACCAAAAAGGGCTCATGTGAAGACCAGTCTTTAAGCAAACATACATTTTCAGGGGATAGCTTTATCTCCAGGAATTAATTATCAACTAAAATATACATCTGCATGGGCagcataaattacatttttagatttttttcaacatGACTATTTTGATGGCAGAAATGTCAGATATATTTTATATGATCCAAATATAATAATTAACACACATAGGACTAGGTGGTTACATTGCTTAGGAGAGTAATggaagattaattttaaaaatgttatctgAAGAAGCATATATTTCCATCCCAATATATTcttaatactgaaaaataaattggaGATTCTCAGTAAGATAACATATTCTTCTGCCTGGAAAACTTACAATGTAGGAAGGGGAATTACCCACATCGCTAAAATGTTAATCTTCAGGAGAATAAGTTCTGTCCCATTCATCTGTTTAATGTCTGACTTTATCTCACAGGATTGTCTGAATGGATTAGTTCAAACATTTTTCTATAGGTGGTCCTTTAAAAAATGCTACTTTGCAATCAATTTACATTGTATGGTGATTATTAAGCTTTGAAGATGGGTACTACCACCGTAGGCTTCTATGCAAGTGGGCTCTTCTATCTAATGACTTTGGAAACTTTCAAATGATTGAACTTGGTGACAGGATTGGCCTAGTCAGGCTGAGCCGGGTGACGCACTGGCTCAGAAGGACCTGTGAGGGATGTTTGGAAAACTGATAGAATCGCCTTCTGAGATGAGCCCATCCCTCTTCCTGTTCACATCATTCAAGTAAATACCTTGGGCCTAGATAGCAGAAATGATAGATCCTAACTTGTAAAGTAATTTATGACAGAGCTAGGCCCATAGCTGCTTATatgatttttctaattctcatTATGTGCTGTATGTACAAAAAGCCAGGTACAATAACTAGCTGCTTCCAAGTATTTAGATGTACAAATCTCTAATACATTTACATTATAAAGCTGGTTGTCAAAAATGTATGATGTTTTATTATTGTTGGCAAATATCATACTGATTGATAGATAttgacatatatacacacaaataattTTTCAGCGCATATATGTTATTTTCCTCACACAAAAGATTATCTTCATCACAATTAagatattaaatttttattggagccaaaagaaaaagaatctcatCTTATGAATTCTCCCTTAGATAGTAGGTTTTTATAAAATTGTTTGATTCAGGGATTTGAATAAACTCCCAACGGGCACAAAGTCTTCATTTCTTATAAGTATGCTAATGAAAATTTAGTCAGGGATCAAAAGTAAATATTTGGGACTAAAGTTTTATATTATAATAAAGCCTTAAATTCTGTATTAAGAGAATTCAATCTGGATTATAGATGGTGCCACACTTTGCATTAATAACACTTGTTTTGAAATGCATTTATTAATTGCTATGCAATTAACATTACAATCAGAGAATTTAACTTTAATTTAGAAATACAAAGAGGtattttcttgtaatgtcctGTCTTAGTCACACATACTATCATCTGTGTTTGAGCGGTCCACAGATCAGCTTTGTTCAGGCAGCTGGTTAGTTTGATTATCGGCCTTGGCAGcccagggcacggggagggcaacAGCTTTCATACTGTATAGTCACAATCTAAAGTCGGACATAATTTTCAAGCACTGTTTTCAATATTACAGGGACCAGTGGGATGTCTTACGTGTGGCTTTCAAACATCTCAGTGATGCAATGACTCATAGTCATCTTTTCTAAACTCTTTTCTGAATTTAGTGGAAGTTGAAAATAGAAAGTGTGGCTAAAGGAGTATCTGCCTAACTACCCAAGCAGGAAAGGATTAATCTGTAATTGACAGTCTAAGGGGTGCATCTTCTCTATGGGACTTTTCAGGCAAAATCACCTCTTGTAAATTTGCTGTATTAAAGGGATTTGTTGACCAAAGATGTAAACCAAAATAACCAAGTTAACAGACACACtgaaatcattatgctgtacatctaaaactaatacaatgttgtatgtcagttatacctcaatttaaaaaaaggaaatagcagTTTCTCTTACAAAATATATGTCTTTTAATTTAACAattatgtttaaaagaaaaatattctaaagcACAGTcattccaataaaataaaaattggtatTAACCAAGACAGGTCAGGTGTAGCACATTTATCATAGCATTCAATctgataagaaaaattaataactaCCATATATTGGGGTGGGTAAAACAATGAAGAAAGTATTTCCAGAAGAATAAGTATAATTAATAAACATAGGTAATGCTTCATTGCCACTAATAACCAAAGATACATGAATTTATAAAAATTCATACCATCTCTTGCTTTTCAAACCAGtatattttttttaaggcaatgGTTGTAATGCAGAGGAGAAACAGACATATACATCCTTTCCAGCATCAGAAACTTTACTAGTTTTACTAGTTTATTAGTAAACTTTACTAGTTGAGTAAACTAGTCAACCTTTTGGAAAGCTATCTGTTAATGTGCAACAAGAgactcattaatatttttatccaAAAAACTAATAACTACagttcagaaattattttaaatatcaccACAGAAATGTTCTGTGCAAAGTAGTTTAATACAATGTTTTTTATGAGAAGGAAAGCCTAACTCAAATTCTATTCTAAGTGACCTGAAGAAATCAAATATAAAAGTTTAACAAGTAAACATGTCTAAAAGCAGTAGACTTTAAACAAGCTCAGTAAACTTTGGGGAAGATGCTGAAAgggcttttaaataaataaaacaaaggttTGCAATGCATTTGCATTAACATGGAAAAATTCTTATGATATAATATTTAGCAGGAAAATCTAGATACACTACCATGCATATTGTATGATTGCTACTAGACATAAAATGTTCAATGTTGTAGAAGATGTTGTTTGGGCTTATCCTGCTGTGCTGAGATGGAGCATAGAGCTCACAAAGAGAGGGGTGTTTATTCTGAAGGAAACTGGCAGCAACTGGGGCCAAAATCTTATTCTCCTGAAGGTATCAGTACAGATCTGCCATCATCAACCACCACACCACACCCATTTCCCAATCTATAGAAAATCTAGCGGGGGTAGAGAGGAATAAAGGAGCCTATAATGTCTTCAACCTGGGAAAGTGGAGTTTTATTTGACACAAAATTCTTCCTCATATACTCCTTTCCTTGCCTGAGTCAGAGAGATGACTGACAGTACAGTAGAATGAAAATCTTTCTTCTATTTGTAGACTTTAAAGAAATCTTTTTTCATTGGAAAGAAAAGAGGCATGTTAGTATTAGAGCATCaaattactatattttaaatacattaaacatTAAATGAAAGGCAATATCAAATAATTTGATGTATACAGTCTAAGTCCCCTGGCAACAGAGGAATATCTCAGTACATAAAAATGAGTATATGACAGGTGCTATGACTGACATACTGCTGGGTCAAAAAGTAGAATCAAGCACttacttatgtgaaacaaatactaagaattaaaaggggaaatagaatgcaatgcattcattttaggagacttcaacacaccactcactccaaagaacagatcaaccagacagaaaataagtaaggagacagaggcactgaacaacacattagaacagatggacctaccagacatctatagaactctccacccaaaagcagcaggatacacattcttctcacgtgcacatggaaaattttcaagaatagatgatatactaggccacaaaaaagagtctcagtaaattcaaaagggtaaaggtattttgtaaaatattccTCGATTTGGAATGTGTgacattttatcatgaatggactaAAGGTATGGATTTCTGTTTGATTGAGGTAATGTGCCCTTCTTGCCACATCACATCAGTGGGCAAATGATGTCAGTATAACTTATTAACCTAGAACTGGTGCATTCCCACTGGCAATGAATAAGAGTCCCTGTTGTTCCACATTTTTGTCAGCAACTAGTATTattctgttatattttcattgtggttgtaatttaACTACAATTCCTTATGAGTAATAATGTTGACCTATTTCATGGGCTCTTTTACCATCTTTGGtgaggtctattcagatttttgcccatttttaattggatagtTTTCCCACTGTTgacttttaagagttctttatgtattctaggtacaagccctttatcagatatgtgatatGTAAATAGTCTTTCCCAGTCAGTGGCTGGTCTTTCCATTcccttaacagtgtcttttgcagagtagaagttttaaattttgataatgtctgacttgtaaattttttttatgGATTACACTGCTTGATATCATATCTAAATGCTCATGACCATGCAGATTTTGTCCTATGGAAGACAGCAAGTTCCTAGAAgtttcataattttatattttccattttggtCTATGAATAACTTCTAGTTAATTTTTGGATAAAGCATGAGTTTTACGTTCAGATTCATTTTTTTGCGTATGTACATCcacttgttccagcaccatttgttataAAGCctattctttttctattaaaCTGTCTTTGcccttgtcaaaaaaaaaaaagtagaatcaAATGTGAATAGAAATAGCTTAAAAGCAACAAAtttctaaaaacacacaatatatCATATAACAATATCTACTTGCTGATAACCACTTTTTAGAATATAATCTATAGGAGAAATACCTTTGGTTGACAATCGATTGGTTAATTGGTTAATACTTATTGGAATTATCCAAGTATGCAAAGGACAAATAGATATCAAAATATTAGAGGGAATGAAATATATCTGTCCAAATTTTGTGTTATGACTAAAAGAATGTATCATGATAGAAATTTGCTATTAGGAAAGTGGAAATTCAATGTTTCCTTTTGTGTAACATACTAACAAAGTGTGCAGCTGGTGATATACTAGGAAGGGACTGCAGAGAGCAGAGATGAAGAGGAACCATAGAAatatagaaatacagaaatatatatgaatagaaaaatagaaactgaACTCCGTAGTTCAGTTTCAAAACTCTGCCTAGAACCCGTGGTGTTTCCCCACATTTTAAAGAAGTTGTTGTAGATCCCTTTTATCCCAGGTCTTTCCTCTGAGGAGAATAACTGGCCTTGAGCTGCAGAACAGGCAGGCGCTGGTCCCGTGACCACCCTGAGCCTGTCCTAGCTCAGGTCAACCAGCAGCCCTGCATTGTACCGGTAAGTCTGcttttccttgttcagtcttcCCAAGAGTGTTGCCCTCTTCAGGGACAAGTGGCCCAGGTAGAGCCCAGAAAAGGGGATGAGCAAGGTTCCTCTGCAGATTGAGAGTGGAATTCCCAATGGGCCAGTGCCGGCAAGAAACAGCAATGTTCTTGGAAGGTTTATTTGAGTCTGACCTCTGTCCTAATATGGGAACTTGTTTCTTTCAGGACTTTCAGCAACTTTCGCCTATCTTCAAGGGCCTCTCCAACAGATGTTCATTATTATTCATGAGCCCCAAGTCTGTGCGTTTTTACCCAATGATCTGCAAATTCTTTTAATAGTGAAGTTAATCGCTTTCAGTGTCCTTCCCTAAATTCAGTAACAAATAATGATTCAAGATGTAACTATTCTACCTTGTAAGGAGACCTTAATGATTCCTTGGGGTGTAAAGAGGGTAACGCACCAACACTTTCATGACCACATTTTCTGGACTAAAAGGGTTATTTAACCCATTGTTTCCCCTCTATTTGGACTAAATTAACACTCCTCTAATGTATCTGCGTTCATTTCTTATTCATACAATTTACCTTGCAGCGTCTCACATTGTGCAGACGTAGGAAGTTTTTGTGGTGCCAGTTCCCATGTTTGGCTACATATTATCCTGATTCTATGTTACTTTCTACCTTTGTTTTTTCAATGGGAACATGACAAATACTTTCCCAGTGTTCTTCTCACAGCTGCCTTCACCACCTTGTTCTCTAGGCTGTAGATGAGGGATTCGGCATGGGAGTGACCACACTGTACTGCAAGGAGATCAACTCCATGGGGGATCCTGAGGTTGGCATGAGATAGCAGAGAAAAGCGGATCCTTAGAGAAAGCTCACTGCAGTGaggtgggaggggcaggtggaGAAGGTCTAGCTTCTGCCTGAGGTGGAGCTGATGCTCAGGATGGTGGAGGCAATGCAGACATAGGAGAAGGCTATTGGGAGGCGGGTGCCAAGCCCACATAGCAGACTGGAGCAAAACAGGACCATGAGGTTGGTGGAGACATCAGAGCAGGACAGGGGGGAGAGAGGGCACCTCACAGCTGTAGTGGCAGATGGCATGGTTCTCATAGAAGTCCAAGTTGGCAGCTAGGAGGATGTTGATAAGAGCGTTCAAAAAACCCAAGACCCATGAGCCCCTCATGAGCTGCACACCCAGCTGTTTCCTCATCACCTGGCCATAGAGAAGAGGGTGGCAGATGGCGGCACAGCGGTCGCAGGCCATCACTGAGAACAGGCAGGCTTCAGTCCCTGCGGTGATAAACGCAAAGTAGCCTTGAGCTGGGCAGCCCCTTACTGAGATGGTTTTTACCTCAGGAGATTCTCCATCTTGGGCACAATGACTGAACATAAAGATCCAGGAAGGAGAGGTGTCTCAGGAAGAAGCACATGGGTGTGTGGAGGCTAGAATCAGCCCTGATGACCAACAGCAGCGTCAGGTTCCCTGTCATCATCAGGAGGTAAATCTGCAGGAAGAGCGCAAAGAGCACAGCCTGCAAGGGGGATCAGAAGAAGGCCGAGGAGGAGGAATTCAGTGGTGGTGCTGTGGGTCCCCAAGGCCATTTATAAAGGCTGTTTCCTAAAGATTATGTGAAAAATTATGGCAGTGAAGTTGCTTCCATTAGCCAGTGAGTTTGCACTTTGCATCGATTCTCTTTTATTATCACAGCTAATCAGCAAATGAAATTTTAACTTCTACACTAGACCATCTTTTATGTCAGTCACTTTAAATATAACAGGAACAAGGCATGGTCTCTCATTTTAAAGGATGCATTTCAGTGAATTAAAGACAGGCAATTAGAAATCATTGTCACAAATGCAATGGAAGTTCTATGGAAGAGTCAGTAATGAGTTAATATTGAGGTTCTTGATCAAAGATTTTAAGTGTAAGCTTTGTCCAGAGAGACCTGTAGATTGAGGGAACAGGCACTCAAAGGTAAAGAATTAGGAAATGGGATAGTTCTTTATAGTTAACCCTAGAGTGTGAATAAGCCATATAGTGTAGTCACTCAGTTCAAATTGCAGCTCCAACTCTCATTAGCTGTAAGATTTTGTACAAGTGACTTAACTATTCTGTATCTGACatttcctgtctgtaaaatgaggtgatAATAGCACCAACCTCATAAGGTTTCTGCAAGGATAAAATGTAATACCTAGAAagtatttagaaaaataactacACAAAAAGCTcatagattattattattattttcaccaCCATTATTACTTTAGGTTACAATTGCAAGCAGAAGTCAGATAACATATCAATTCTCTTGCAGGGTAATGCACTGTCAGAAATTAAAGTGTTTGCTGTGACAGTTACAGCACTTGCTACTTCCTGAAGGAGGCATAAGAAGATCATGTAGAGATCACCAAGGTAGCCAATGATTGGCATTTAGAAATCGCATTGGAGTGGTTCCCTCC comes from the Manis pentadactyla isolate mManPen7 chromosome 10, mManPen7.hap1, whole genome shotgun sequence genome and includes:
- the LOC130679246 gene encoding olfactory receptor 8S1-like gives rise to the protein MALGNHSAVTEFILLGLSADPRVQPLLFALFLVIYLQTLLGNLTLLLVIRADKRLHTPMYFFLSHLSSLDLCFSSATVPKLLENLLSQRKTISVQGCLAQVFFVFDSGGTEACLLSVMAYDRYVAICHPLLYGQKITNKLCNRLVWGSWGLGFLDALINILPAMSLDFCKDQSIPHYSCELPSLFPLSCSDFSTNFTILLCSSLLHGLVTCVLIVFSYTLIVSTILSISSSSGRSKAFSTCSSHLTAVLLFYGSAFLRYFTPTSGSPLELVFSVLYGVVTPLVNPLIYSLKNKEVKAAVRRTFIKCLQNLVADHNERMVEN